The following are encoded together in the Lathyrus oleraceus cultivar Zhongwan6 chromosome 3, CAAS_Psat_ZW6_1.0, whole genome shotgun sequence genome:
- the LOC127126930 gene encoding sister chromatid cohesion 1 protein 4 isoform X13: protein MFYSQFILAKKGPLGTIWIAAHLERKLRKNQVADTDIGVSVDSILFPEVPIALRLSSHLLLGVVRIYSRKVNYLFDDCSEALLKVKQAFRSTAVDLPPEESTAPYHSITLPETFDLDDFELPDNDIFQGNYVDRHVSTREQITLQDTLDGMAYKTTQFGLDERFGDGDASQIGLDLDEVMLIDKDSTLEHNDFSANPQVSRQEDEKKEDVVTTSDKMLVEDSGSKVMLIDQDANLEPDDLGANSQISHHKDEKKEDVIGTSNRMQVEDSGSKIDLSDGFPTSPEFHEYAQGLSTSPEFHDYAQDPSTSPEFHNCAQDPSVSPEFHEYAQGPSTPGLQEPNLFGTQSDQVINEADFHNSADLLSMYSTQNESRAHQTENNVIGCSLQNNGKHVGVDLHHEASDCVLADVNNKREEQEHFTRTVVMKDQGNLIPNNNCLASVPLMDSSNEDHTTTVLPECAGGYVDTSGILEKVERLHDGVLMNTESVMANLNETVNVVSGGVNINDSDVTTLLKHGVSNNSEVSKNEQQPSVAYEAQVSNIVSPLESSGRPEVVDVEARASQELKEAGILNFVSHEAEQPTQSHLRPCTSRVNNPSLLSIEGEKCHETDVSDPALGYHGTVEPSACEGKLDLGQSGMQFGSQIISNKMGSVNTFTASDIPEPESMLSLGQSGMQFGSQIISNKMGSVNTFTASDIPEPEKMLSLGQSGMQFGNQMISNKMGSVNTFTATDIPEPEKMLSLGQSGMQIGNQMISNKMGSVNTFTATDIPEPEKMLSLGQSGMQFGNQMISNKMGSVNTFTATDIPEPEKMLSLGQSGMQFGNQMISHKMGSINTFTATDIPAPEKMLSLGQSGMQFGSQMISNKMGSANPFTASDIPAPEKMLSLGQSSMQFGNQMISNKMGSVNTFTASNIPEPEKMLSLGQSSMQFGNQMISNKMGSVNTFTASEIPVPEKMLSLGQSDMQYGSQMIGNKMGSVNAFTASDIPAPEKMLSLGQSDMQYGSQMIGNKMGSVNTFTASNIPEPEKMLSLAYPHFGEMNHLLLESTPGNQVISGGHRDVAAVTSISGQKRSYTESTLTLQSMGLVESYGGAQSRRTTGSIPDDNDLLSSILAGRKSSALKVKPSPATAEVPTAKRFRSTPRTSTLKRKVLVDDTMVLHGDTIRHQLISTEDIRRVRKKAPCTSDEILMIQRQVLEDKIFHKPIFTDLSADLTILQNGAFDLSGIKVYDYGLDGFSVEKVNNQQSYSKSNAEIHVGQAHNEPMAVQPQEEAEESYSKTNVGIHEVESHNEPMEVQLQNNAEAQPSEMPVPSERESHNETMEVQPQITAEAQPSEMPVPSEREPHNETMEVQPQITAEARPSEMPVPSERESHNETMEVQPQITAEAQPSEMPVPSERESHNETMEVQPQITAEAQPSEIPLQLESDQSGVDFGSHDIDAHGRANIISNMKELSGSQNAEMNNAGGIFEISETENYSVGPTNIISDVNELGSSQNAEMNNAGRIFETSEAENYSIVHSNIISDVNELGGSQNAEMNNAGRNFETSEAENYSIVHSNIISDGNELGSSQNAEMSNSGGNFETFESENYSVVPGHETLSLTEVFENELCMPKDFDASQPLMDKTDDGAGSIQTNVLEIPTSEKMNTSTILENEFVDDQHDRNNADAIEIAEHDMEIGTRVETDGLEADNLHASLVLGSKEASEYTDNQVSFHGDLPMEENGNNMLEGLNEDLVVSSGLGCDDKDAKAGGLFSENIEVDCLHSVAPEDVKEGSNDEENSVFQEAALQNTMYPDVSAIRSPSVDQNDEDDMVDNDTGFLNVGDDEIIDDDDDDADGFAPGAEGTQLENSGWSSRTRAVAKYLQTLFDKEDLHGRQSLHLDKILVGKTRKEASRMFFETLVLKTRDYIDVEQTKPFANINLQPRGKLMKTDF from the exons ATGTTTTACTCTCAGTTTATTTTGGCGAAGAAAGGTCCACTTGGGACAATATGGATAGCTGCACATTTAGAGAGGAAGCTCCGGAAGAATCAGGTGGCGGATACTGATATTGGCGTCTCTGTAG ATTCCATTCTTTTTCCTGAAGTACCAATTGCACTCCGTTTATCCAGTCATCTTCTGCTTGGTGTGGTAAGGATATATTCCAGAAAGGTGAATTACCTTTTCGATGATTGCAGTGAAGCCTTGCTTAAGGTAAAACAAGCTTTCCGCTCCACGGCAGTTGATTTGCCACCAGAAGAGTCCACTGCACCTTACCATTCCATCACTTTACCTGAGACTTTTGATCTTGATGATTTTGAACTACCAGATAATGACATTTTTCAAGG CAACTATGTTGATCGCCATGTCAGTACTAGGGAGCAGATTACACTGCAAGATACTTTAGACGGCATGGCTTACAAAACAACACAGTTTGGATTGGATG AGCGCTTTGGAGATGGTGATGCCTCTCAAATTGGTTTAGACCTTGATGAG GTTATGTTAATAGACAAAGATTCCACTTTGGAGCACAATGACTTCAGTGCTAATCCTCAAGTGTCTCGTCAAGAAGATGAAAAGAAAGAGGATGTGGTTACAACTTCTGATAAAATGCTAGTAGAAGACAGTGGAAGCAAG GTCATGTTAATAGACCAAGATGCCAATTTGGAACCTGATGACTTAGGTGCTAATTCTCAAATTTCTCATCACAAAGATGAAAAGAAAGAGGATGTGATTGGAACTTCAAATAGAATGCAAGTAGAAGACAGTGGAAGCAAAATTGATTTG AGTGATGGTTTTCCGACATCTCCTGAATTTCATGAATATGCTCAAGGTTTATCTACTTCTCCTGAATTTCATGACTATGCTCAAGATCCATCCACTTCTCCGGAATTTCATAACTGTGCTCAAGATCCATCCGTGTCTCCTGAATTTCATGAATATGCTCAAGGTCCATCTACTCCAGGACTCCAAGAGCCAAACTTATTTGGTACTCAGTCGGATCAGGTCATTAATGAAGCTGATTTTCATAATTCAGCAGATTTATTATCAATGTATTCAACGCAAAATGAATCCCGTGCTCATCAAACTGAGAACAATGTAATTGGTTGCTCCTTGCAAAATAATGGGAAGCATGTTGGTGTAGATTTGCATCATGAGGCTAGTGACTGTGTTCTGGCTGATGTGAATAACAAAAGAGAGGAACAAGAACATTTCACTCGTACAGTTGTGATGAAGGATCAAGGAAATTTGATACCTAATAATAATTGCTTGGCATCAGTACCCTTGATGGACTCCTCCAATGAAGACCACACGACCACCGTGTTACCAGAATGTGCAGGTGGATATGTTGATACTTCTGGTATACTTGAAAAGGTGGAAAGGTTGCATGATGGAGTTCTGATGAATACTGAATCAGTTATGGCCAATTTGAATGAAACTGTTAATGTTGTTTCTGGAGGCGTCAACATCAATGATTCTG ATGTTACCACATTGTTAAAGCACGGCGTTTCAAATAATAGTGAAGTTTCCAAGAATGAGCAGCAACCCAGCGTGGCTTATGAGGCTCAAGTATCCAATATTGTAAGTCCTCTAGAGTCATCTGGTAGACCTGAAGTTGTTGATGTGGAAGCTCGTGCATCTCAGGAACTGAAGGAAGCAGGTATTTTAAACTTTGTATCTCATGAAGCTGAGCAGCCCACCCAGTCGCACCTTCGGCCATGCACTTCCCGTGTAAACAATCCTTCTCTGTTATCTATTGAAG GTGAAAAATGTCATGAAACTGATGTTTCAGATCCTGCTTTGGGTTATCATGGAACTGTAGAGCCATCTGCTTGTGAAGGAAAGTTGGACTTGGGGCAATCAGGCATGCAATTTGGGAGTCAGATAATAAGTAATAAAATGGGAAGTGTAAACACATTTACTGCTTCTGACATACCTGAGCCTGAAAGCATGCTCTCCTTGGGGCAATCAGGCATGCAATTTGGGAGTCAGATTATAAGTAATAAAATGGGAAGTGTAAACACATTTACTGCTTCTGATATACCTGAGCCTGAAAAAATGCTCTCCTTGGGGCAATCAGGCATGCAATTTGGGAATCAGATGATAAGTAATAAAATGGGAAGTGTAAACACATTTACTGCTACTGACATACCTGAGCCTGAAAAAATGCTCTCCTTGGGACAATCAGGCATGCAAATTGGGAATCAGATGATAAGTAATAAAATGGGAAGTGTAAACACATTTACTGCTACTGACATACCTGAGCCTGAAAAAATGCTCTCCTTGGGGCAATCAGGCATGCAATTTGGGAATCAGATGATAAGTAATAAAATGGGAAGTGTGAACACATTTACTGCTACTGACATACCTGAGCCTGAAAAAATGCTCTCCTTGGGGCAATCAGGCATGCAATTTGGGAATCAGATGATAAGTCATAAAATGGGAAGTATAAACACATTTACTGCTACTGACATACCTGCGCCTGAAAAAATGCTCTCCTTGGGGCAATCAGGCATGCAATTTGGGAGTCAGATGATAAGTAATAAAATGGGAAGTGCAAACCCATTTACTGCTTCTGACATACCTGCACCTGAAAAAATGCTCTCCTTGGGGCAATCAAGCATGCAATTTGGGAATCAGATGATAAGTAATAAAATGGGAAGTGTAAACACATTTACTGCTTCTAACATACCTGAGCCTGAGAAAATGCTCTCCTTGGGGCAATCAAGCATGCAATTTGGGAATCAGATGATAAGTAACAAAATGGGAAGTGTAAACACATTTACTGCCTCTGAGATACCTGTGCCTGAAAAAATGCTCTCCTTGGGTCAATCAGACATGCAATATGGGAGTCAGATGATAGGTAATAAAATGGGAAGTGTAAACGCATTTACTGCCTCTGACATACCTGCGCCTGAAAAAATGCTCTCCTTGGGTCAATCAGACATGCAATATGGGAGTCAGATGATAGGTAATAAAATGGGAAGTGTAAACACATTTACTGCTTCTAACATACCTGAGCCTGAGAAAATGCTCTCTTTGGCTTATCCACATTTTGGTGAGATGAATCATTTGCTGCTGGAGTCTACTCCTGGCAATCAGGTTATATCTGGAGGTCATAGAGATGTTGCAGCAGTAACATCAATATCTGGTCAAAAGCGCAGCTACACAGAAAGTACTCTTACATTGCAGAGCATGGGTTTAGTTGAATCATATGGTGGGGCTCAGTCCAGAAGAACTACCGGATCCATTCCGGATGATAATGATCTATTGTCTTCAATATTAG CTGGCAGAAAATCTTCAGCTTTAAAAGTTAAACCAAGTCCAGCAACCGCTGAAGTACCAACAGCAAAGCGGTTTCGTTCTACACCACGAACTAGTACCTTAAAGAGGAAGGTGCTTGTGGATGATACGATGGTCTTGCACGGCGA TACAATACGCCACCAATTGATAAGTACTGAAGATATTCGGCGTGTACGGAAAAAAGCTCCTTGCACAAGCGATGAGATTTTAATGATTCAGAGACAGGTTTTGGAGGATAAAATTTTCCATAAACCAATATTTACAG ATTTGTCTGCTGATTTGACTATTCTGCAAAACGGGGCATTTGATCTGAGTGGAATCAAGGTTTATGATTATGGCTTAGATGGTTTTTCCGTGGAAAAAGTAAACAATCAACAGTCCTATTCTAAATCAAATGCTGAGATTCATGTGGGGCAAGCACATAATGAGCCTATGGCAGTCCAACCCCAAGAGGAGGCTGAAGAGTCTTATTCTAAAACGAATGTTGGGATTCATGAGGTGGAATCACATAATGAGCCTATGGAAGTCCAGCTCCAAAATAATGCTGAAGCCCAACCTTCTGAGATGCCTGTTCCGTCTGAGAGGGAATCACACAATGAAACTATGGAAGTCCAACCCCAAATAACTGCTGAAGCCCAGCCTTCTGAGATGCCTGTTCCGTCTGAGAGGGAACCACACAATGAAACTATGGAAGTCCAACCCCAAATAACTGCTGAAGCCCGAC CTTCTGAGATGCCTGTTCCGTCTGAGAGGGAATCACACAATGAAACTATGGAAGTCCAACCCCAAATAACTGCTGAAGCCCAACCTTCTGAGATGCCTGTTCCGTCTGAGAGGGAATCACACAATGAAACTATGGAAGTCCAACCCCAAATAACTGCTGAAGCCCAACCTTCTGAGATACCTCTTCAGTTGGAGAGTGATCAGTCTGGAGTTGACTTTGGATCTCATGATATTGACGCTCATGGGCGTGCAAATATTATATCAAACATGAAGGAGCTTAGCGGTTCTCAAAATGCTGAAATGAACAATGCTGGGGGGATTTTTGAGATTTCTGAAACAGAGAATTACTCTGTTGGGCCTACAAATATTATATCAGATGTAAATGAGCTTGGTAGTTCTCAAAATGCTGAAATGAACAATGCTGGACGAATTTTCGAGACTTCTGAAGCAGAAAATTACTCTATTGTGCATTCAAATATTATATCAGATGTAAATGAGCTTGGTGGTTCTCAAAATGCTGAAATGAACAATGCTGGACGAAATTTCGAGACTTCTGAAGCAGAAAATTACTCTATTGTTCATTCAAATATTATATCAGACGGAAATGAGCTTGGTAGTTCTCAAAATGCTGAAATGAGCAATTCTGGTGGAAATTTTGAGACTTTTGAATCAGAGAATTACTCTGTTGTCCCTGGGCATGAAACTTTATCACTAACtgaagtttttgaaaatgagCTATGTATGCCAAAAGATTTTGATGCATCGCAGCCTCTCATGGATAAAACGGATGATGGTGCTGGTTCTATCCAAACAAATGTGCTGGAGATTCCAACTTCCGAGAAAATGAATACATCTACTATTCTAGAAAATGAGTTTGTGGATGATCAACATGATAGAAACAATGCAGATGCTATTGAAATTGCAGAGCATGACATGGAAATTGGAACACGAGTTGAAACAGATGGCTTGGAAGCTGATAATTTACATGCATCCTTGGTTCTTGGCTCTAAGGAAGCTAGTGAATATACTGACAACCAGGTATCCTTCCATGGAGACCTACCTATGGAGGAAAATGGGAACAACATGCTAGAAGGCTTAAATGAGGATCTAGTTGTTTCTTCTGGCTTGGGATGTGATGACAAGGATGCAAAGGCTGGCGGCTTATTTAGTGAAAATATTGAAGTAGATTGTTTACATTCTGTAGCACCTGAGGATGTAAAAGAAGGTTCTAATGATGAGGAAAACTCAGTCTTTCAAGAAGCTGCATTACAAAATACAATGTATCCTGATGTCTCAGCTATTAGGAGTCCTTCTGTGGATCAGAATGAT GAAGACGATATGGTCGACAATGATACAG GATTTTTGAATGTTGGAGATGATGAGATAATTGATGACGATGATGACGATGCTGATGGTTTTGCACCGGGTGCTGAAGGAACACAGCTAGAAAATAGTGGATGGTCTTCTCGAACCAG GGCTGTTGCGAAGTATCTTCAGACCTTGTTTGATAAGGAGGATCTACATGGAAGGCAGAGCCTGCATCTTGACAAAATATTGGTGGGTAAAACACGGAAAGAAGCATCAAGGATGTTTTTTGAAACACTG GTTCTCAAGACAAGGGATTATATTGATGTAGAACAGACAAAACCCTTTGCCAATATTAACTTACAACCTCGAGGGAAGCTTATGAAGACAGATTTCTGA